CGCTGTGTGTTGTCTAGGAGGGGCTCTTTGGCCGCAGCGTATTTCGGCACCTGGTCATCGGTGTGAATTGTTGTTATATTCATGTTATAATGTGCGGCGTATGTACATTTTATCATATTAGTTTTGCCAATGTTAGTGAAAAACATATCCGATAAAACTGTAGTTAAAGCCGCTGTGTGTCTTTTCCTATATGTTATTTTTTGGGCTATTGTTGCCTCTGTTTACGCTGCTATGAGAGGAGGGTTTTTGCCTGGTGGGCGTCCTATGGTACCTGCTCTTGTCGTTGCGCTTGTTCCTGGTGCTTTGCTTTGGGGTACGTTTTTGCTGTTCTCTGTAGCACAAACAGCAGACGCTGTTGTTCGAAGAGAGCGTCAACTTGGGGTAAATGTACAAACAGTGGGTACAAGAGATAGTAATATGGTCTGGAAGGTGACCTGCTTTTCCGGTTTAGCCAGTGCTTGTTGCATCATAGTTTGGTCAGCTATTGCGAGTGAACTTGAGTTGAGGTGTGCACAAGATAATCCTTCGATCCTAGGTCTTTCAATTGCTGAAGGGATATGTGCGTTTTTATTTGTTTTATCGATTTCGTCTATATTTGCTTGTCGATTTTTTTGTAGGGTCTACTCTGAGTTGGAGTCACTTTATGAAGATAAAGACAAACGTAAACGTGTTTCAGAGCATCAAGATCATGAAGTAGGATCCAAAAATGATGAAGTAAGCATTGTCGAAGCTGTACTTAATGCAGTTTTCCTCTAATCGCAGCAGCCTACCATGGTGAACTCATGTGCGGCCTGGGGCATCATGGTGGCTTTTTCGTGCTACTGCACTGCATAGACATCCACCTATACATTCGCTATTGACCTTTTTATAGCATCTTTATCGGTGTGTAGGTGGAGATTATTATTTCCTGTAAAATTTGAGAGGTCAGCCTTTTCCATTCACCAGCCTCTCGTGAGTTATTTACCTGATTGAGGGCGTTCACCGCTGTATTTAACAAGAAAGACGTATTTGTTGATTACTCTACCGGATTGTTCCGACTGTTCCGTTCAGCATAGTTTAACCTTTTAATATCTAATCCGCTGGGTATGTCTTGACCAGCCCTGATATAGTTGTTCTAACTATCCCACTTATAGTGATTGAAATCAGTTTTATCAGTTTTATGTTACCGGATTAGAGAAACTCTCTAATAAAATAGCTTTTACGTAAAGCAAACTACATTCAATATTAGTATAGTATTGCATCTAATTATTTATTTATTTACAATTTAATATTAGTGGGAGTAGCTAAAGGCACAATAGATGTTTATGCTGATGGCTCATACTTCACTCTGTGTTTTCGTTATAAATGTTGGTTTTCTATGGCTATGACTGGTAAAGTTAAGTGCAAAGCTTTATGCGCTTTGGGTGTACTTTTTCTACTATGGGGTGCTGTTTTTGCAGCTTACCTTGCTTTGAGGGTAAAGTTGAAGTGGGAGAGTTCAAAGATTCTTACGTGCCTTTCTATTCCTCTTCTTTTGGTTTTGGTTCCTTTTTCGATGTATCTTGCGGAAAATGCTGTGTCAGGTATAACGAATGGCTGCCTGGAGAAAAAGCCTTTAAGTAAGGAGGAAATATATGCAGGAGAAGAGTTCTTTAACTTTGTACACGGGGTTTGCGTTGTATGTGCACTGTGTTTATGTATTGCGTGCATATTTCTTGCGCATTATACGAATGAGGATCTGAAGGTAGGTGGTATTAAATGTCTAGTTGCCGAAGCAGTGTGCGCGTTTTGTTGCCTTCTTCTATGTTTCGGTGCGCTTGCTTCTATGACGGCATCTAAGGCTTGTGCATCCGCTAAACCTAAAACTCAAGTTGATTACTCCGATACTCTAATGCTCAATACAGAAGGTGGTAGGTCTTGCGCCTAGATCGCAGATATTACACTTAATAGTGTGTTTATTTACCATATTATAATGTTTTGGTTACGGCCAAAGGTGTTGTTTATGCTGGCAGAACACCATACATACTATGTTTGATATAAATATTGGTGCAAATGAAAAAATTTAAACCTGATAAGATTAAAGCTATCTGCTGTTTTACTGCAGTTGCTCTACTATGGACTGCTGTCCTTGCAATTTACCTTGTTTTGAGGCTAAAGCTCAACTTGAGTGGTGAGGAGGTCATTATGTACTTTTCTCTGCCCTTTATTCTGTTAATACCTCTCTCACTTCTTATTATGAAAAAAGGAGCAGGACATGCAGTGGAGGATGGTATTGGGAAAAATGGTCTAGATCGTAAGCGAATGCAGGAAATAGTACAGTGGGGTCCCATTTTGTTCCTTATTCTACCTGGCGCGGCTTTTGTGATTACGTGTGCAATTCTTGTGGGTCACGCTACTGGTTTTATAGTGGACGGCCATGGTTTTGAACCGCAAACTGCTGAAGCGGTGTGCGTGTTTTTTGGCATTCTCACACTTCTTTGTGTACTCTCTGCTCTTGGTTCTAAGCTTGCCTGTGCTGCTACACCTGTAGGTGGCGTGTCTGAAGCCGAAGTTGAAAGTACTACTTGCAAAGGGGAAAAAATTATTTTGTAAATTGCAGAATTGTACTTGCTACGAAAGAAGTTTTGTAAATTTTGAAACTATGCAAACCCTATAGTAGAGGCTGATATCAGTATAGATGCGTGCGCTCCAACTGACCGAGGAATGTAGCAGAAGCTGGTTAGTACTACTGTAAGCTACTGCGTTTTAAGTTTCTGTTTGAATCTAATGTGTGCAATTCTTGAGTTGCTCTGATTATGTGTCGGTAGGATTTAGTAGTATGGGCGCGTGTTTTTCTTTTATCATTTTCTACGACGTTCATCACGACGTGTTGCGATCATTGTTGTAAAAAAGCTGCTTAAGATCGCCGTGCATCATTGCAGTAGGGGAGAAGCTTCTATTTAGTGTGAGGGTTTATCAGAGAAAAAGAGAGTTTTCTGCTAGGTAGTGGACTAAGTTAAAGGTTTTCTCCATGGTCCGTAGAAACGTGCGGGTTAGAATGAGCCTCACATTTGTTCCGTATTCCATTGAGGAAATCTTCCGTGGACATTTCCTTTTTATTCTCTGGTTTCACAGTTGTTACGATTGCACACCCATCTTTAAATTGAAGAAAGATCTTTTTGGAGTTTGTTTTAACACCTACCTTAGTAATCGGTGAATCTGTAGTCCTACAAGCCTCTACTATTTTTACGTGCTTGCCGAATAGCTCAATTGAAACAGCACCAAAAACCCTCAGCTTCCTTAAAAATAGTTCTATCCCTTCAGAGAAATCAATGCTCACTGAATTAGGAAGTTTCTTTGAATAGGTAGCTTTTTCTTCCACCTGTGGTGCAGGTTTGATGATGTCCAAAGTTTTCAATACGCTATGCAGCATTGAGGCACCAAGATTAGCAAGCTGATCATGTAAAGTTGAGTACGTCTCGGTTCCATCAAGAGGGATGGCTTTTTGGGTATATATTGCTCCAGCATCTAGTTCAGGTGTAACGCGTATTATAGACACGCCTGCTTCTTTATCTCCCTCCAAGATTGTATATTGAATTGGTGAGGGACCGCGCCATCTGGGTAAAAGAGACGGATGAATGTTGAGAGGTGCCAACTTTGGATGCGATAGTAATTTATCTGGTATGATAAGACCATAAGAGACGACAACAATTACGTCACAAGGAGGGAGTTCCTCTCCTTTTAGAGAAAAAGGTGTTTTTACAGACAGGCCATACTCCAAAGCTGTCGAATGTGTTGGCGTCATTGAAGTTAAGAGGCCGCGTCCCTTAGGTTTTGGAGGTTTGGTATAGACTTCTAAAACCTCGAATTGCGGGTCCGCTATGAGTTTCAAAAGCGTCGGAACCGCAAACGCGGACGATCCCATAAAAAGTATTTTCACTGAGCCCGAAACAAGCTAGAACCATTTAGTAGGGCTAACTGGACTTGAACCAGCGACCTCTCCGTTATAAGCGGAGTGCTCTAACCGACTGAGCTATAGCCCCGAAGATTGAGATTCTATCAAGAATCCTTAAACATTACAATTTTGCAGATTTTATATGGCTTTTTACTTTCAGGAGAAAGGGTCAGTGGTTGAGAAAATTTTTGCAAGGCAACTTCATGCTTAGGGAGGAAAGAAAAAATGTTGCCTTGCAGCATATAATGCAGCACCAATGCTTAGTTGATATTATAGAGTAAAGATTAAAGAACGATTGAAATATACACTCAATTTAAGCAAGAATTCAATTCTAATTAATCTCAAGTAGGTCAGGTCCAATAGGTAAGTATCTTCTCTTGTATTCAGCTTTTTTAACCCGTTCAACGACCATTGAGACTATTCGTTCATCTATACTTAAAGTTGTTAAATCTTGCTTACATAAGATGGCGGTTAAAATTTGGTCGAGTATTTCATACTCTGGAAGTTCGTCACAATCTTTCTGGTTGTACTTTAATTCAGCGGTTGGAGCTTTTCTTAATACTGGTTCTGGGATAACACCTGTTTTCTGTAGCATACTACTTTCTGGTATATTGCCATTGCGCCATTGTGCAAGTTTGTAAACCTGTGTTTTTAAAAATGCTGAAATAGGTGCATATCCGCCACATGAATCGCCATAGAGGGTAAAGTAACCTGTAAGAATCTCAGACCTGTTGCTGGTTGAAAGTACCATGCTGTTTGTTTTATTTGAAAGTCCCATCAAGATGACAGCACGTATACGTGATTGCAAGTTTTGCTCTGTAATATCCTGTTCTTCCCACGTTACACAGTGTGAAAAAACCTCTTTAAATGACTGAAGCAATCCATCGATGCGGATAACTGTGTGCGCCACGCCCAACCTATGAGCGATCTCTAGTGCGTCATCAATACTATCAGTGCTTGTATAGGGGGAAGGCATCATTACAGTTCGTACGCGACTATTACCAAATGCATCAGTCGCGATTGTTGCAACTAGGGCCGAGTCTATTCCTCCAGAAAGTCCAACGATTACATCTAACGTGTCTGTGTTTTTTAAGTACTTTCTCAGTTCATGGAGCACAAATAAGTAGTATTTTTCCAATTTAGGATGATGTTTTTGCACGTAAGCATTACAGATAACCTTTACTTTGTGCGAGGTAAAGAAGTCATCCGGTTGCATTCACCGGAAAACCTTGGGGTAGATTTTACGGTTTCTACACTTATTTGAGTCTAAGTGGCATTCTCCAATTGGAATTCTGTACCGTATTCCCACTATGTGGACGAAGCATTCGTTAACGACGCATGGCACTTTAAACAGGGTGTTTGTAAACTTGCGGTTTACATTTAGAAATCTCTCTATTTTGGGAGAGAGATATTCCAGCTGTTATACTCAACTTTAAGAGAAAGTTTGTTTTCACGAGAGGTCCCTGTTAGAATTTCCAGCCTGCGTCAATTTGTTGGATTCAAAAAGTTTTATTAAGTTATACTTAAAGTGTATTAACTGCGAAAGTTGTTGCAGTAGGTTCCGAATATCAAACGTATTTTGACTTTCGATCTCGTAAAAACAGCGAGCTTTGTACAATGTTGATATCATGAATTTGTATAATGAGCTCAAGTAGGTCTGTATCAATAGGTTGTGATGGAATGGAAAATTGATAAAGACTGTGTCGATTACCAAATGTCACTCATGTTCATGCAAGAGCGGGTAAAGCAGGTTATTAACGGTTTAGGCGATGAATTGGTGTGGATGTTGCAATATGAGGCGCTCTATACAGGGGGTACGAGCACAGATCCACAGGATCTACTCAATCCAGATCTTTTTCCAGTTTTTAACGTGGGGAGAGGAGGTAAGTACACTTATCATGGTCCTGGGCAGCGCGTTATCTATCCAATACTTAATCTAAGGAGCCGTAATATATGTGATCTCCATAAATATATTTATTTGTTGGAAGAAGTAGTCATTATCACGCTCGATAATTTTGGGATTAATAGCCATAGAAAAGAGGGGCATATTGGAGTCTGGGTTGAAAGGGAATGTCAGCCACCAAAAAAAAATTGCAGCAATTGGTGTAAGAGTAAGTAAGTGGGTGAGTTATCATGGTATTGCTGTTAATTTGTATCCAGATCTGAGCCACTATGATGCGATAGTTCCCTGCGGAATTAAGAATTTTGGTGTAACTTCTGTAAAGGAAATGGGTATAGAAATAAGGAGCTTTGATGCATTTGATAGATACTTCAAAAAATCATTTATAAAAATCTTTGGCGGATGAGTTAGGGTGGTATGACGTTGGATGTGAAATTAGATAGCATAGAAGGTTGGCTTAACTTGGATAAAGAAAGTGGAATCTCCTCGTTTGGTGCATTGAAACTTTTAAAGCGTAAGCTTGGTGTAAAGAAGGCGGGTTATGTAGGAACATTAGACCCTATTGCAACTGGAGTTCTGGTTATTGCCCTTGGCAGGACAACAAAGCTCATCCCGCAGTTTGACGATTCTTTCAAAGAATATGAATTCACAATCGAATGGGGTGTGGAAACAGATACACTAGATTCGGAGGGTGCAGTGCTTCGAAGCGGTGGTCTCATACCAAGTATAAGAGCAGTTCTCGAGGTTTTACCCTCATTTCTTGGTGAGCAGTTGCAAGTTCCACCTAAGTTTTCAGCCATCCACGTAAACGGCCGCAGGGCCTATTCACTTGCCCGAGCTGGTATAGAATTTAATATACAGCCCAGAGTGGTTGTTATACACAGTATTGAATGTATGAATCATTCGGCTGGGCAATCAGTTTTGAAAGTATCATGTAGTAAAGGAACTTACGTCAGAGCAATCGCTCGGGACATCGCGCACAAACTGGATTCACTTGCATTTGTAAGTAGAATACGCAGAACAAGATTAGGCATATTCAACGTCACCAGCGGAAATAGGCTTTCAGAAATTACAAAGAAGCACATAGTCCCGCCAGGTGTGCCACTCGCCACACACAAAGGCTAATCACCCTTGCCTCTGTCCCCGCCCATATTAGATACGGATGAGACCTGCTCCACCGACGTGCCCTGAGTGGTCCCACGCATGGCGAGTGCAATTGCAACTGCCATAAAAACAGCCAAGCAGCAAAAAGCACAAAGAAGCAAGACTTTATCAGGACTCATGCACCCTCCCGCCGTCACATCACCATACCACAAAGTGTATGGCTTTTCTACGGTAGAGTCAAGGAATTGAGCTGTCTGTAGAAGTGGTTCTGCTTCTATAATGTGCGCTTTTTCTCACTAAAACGGTGATATTCCTAATTTGCTAGGGGTGGTGCTTTCCGATTTTTTCTTTATTCCTGCAAATACAGTTTTTCCTTT
This genomic window from Neorickettsia risticii str. Illinois contains:
- the nadE gene encoding NAD(+) synthase; the encoded protein is MQPDDFFTSHKVKVICNAYVQKHHPKLEKYYLFVLHELRKYLKNTDTLDVIVGLSGGIDSALVATIATDAFGNSRVRTVMMPSPYTSTDSIDDALEIAHRLGVAHTVIRIDGLLQSFKEVFSHCVTWEEQDITEQNLQSRIRAVILMGLSNKTNSMVLSTSNRSEILTGYFTLYGDSCGGYAPISAFLKTQVYKLAQWRNGNIPESSMLQKTGVIPEPVLRKAPTAELKYNQKDCDELPEYEILDQILTAILCKQDLTTLSIDERIVSMVVERVKKAEYKRRYLPIGPDLLEIN
- the truB gene encoding tRNA pseudouridine(55) synthase TruB, with amino-acid sequence MKLDSIEGWLNLDKESGISSFGALKLLKRKLGVKKAGYVGTLDPIATGVLVIALGRTTKLIPQFDDSFKEYEFTIEWGVETDTLDSEGAVLRSGGLIPSIRAVLEVLPSFLGEQLQVPPKFSAIHVNGRRAYSLARAGIEFNIQPRVVVIHSIECMNHSAGQSVLKVSCSKGTYVRAIARDIAHKLDSLAFVSRIRRTRLGIFNVTSGNRLSEITKKHIVPPGVPLATHKG
- a CDS encoding lipoyl protein ligase domain-containing protein, translated to MKGNVSHQKKIAAIGVRVSKWVSYHGIAVNLYPDLSHYDAIVPCGIKNFGVTSVKEMGIEIRSFDAFDRYFKKSFIKIFGG
- the fmt gene encoding methionyl-tRNA formyltransferase, coding for MGSSAFAVPTLLKLIADPQFEVLEVYTKPPKPKGRGLLTSMTPTHSTALEYGLSVKTPFSLKGEELPPCDVIVVVSYGLIIPDKLLSHPKLAPLNIHPSLLPRWRGPSPIQYTILEGDKEAGVSIIRVTPELDAGAIYTQKAIPLDGTETYSTLHDQLANLGASMLHSVLKTLDIIKPAPQVEEKATYSKKLPNSVSIDFSEGIELFLRKLRVFGAVSIELFGKHVKIVEACRTTDSPITKVGVKTNSKKIFLQFKDGCAIVTTVKPENKKEMSTEDFLNGIRNKCEAHSNPHVSTDHGENL
- the lipB gene encoding lipoyl(octanoyl) transferase LipB; the protein is MEWKIDKDCVDYQMSLMFMQERVKQVINGLGDELVWMLQYEALYTGGTSTDPQDLLNPDLFPVFNVGRGGKYTYHGPGQRVIYPILNLRSRNICDLHKYIYLLEEVVIITLDNFGINSHRKEGHIGVWVERECQPPKKNCSNWCKSK